One region of Bosea sp. 29B genomic DNA includes:
- a CDS encoding molybdate ABC transporter substrate-binding protein produces the protein MRRLALAAFVSLWPALAPAQQSEKPVLLHAAGSLKNALTEVSKAFEASARIPVTTSFRPSGLLREALAKGEPAEVFASANMDHPLALAKDGKAGPVVLFVRNETCAFARPGLDVTSNTLLAQMLDPKLKLGTSTPKADPSGDYAWQVFAKAEALKSGAKAALEAKALQLVGGPNSAPTPPDRNGTGHLLATGAADLFLGYCTNADPIAREQPGVRMVRLPEKLLVGADYGLTVMNGASPNAYRLAMFILSSDGQRILARHGFVAPGLPREGK, from the coding sequence ATGCGCAGGCTCGCACTCGCCGCCTTCGTCAGCCTGTGGCCGGCGCTCGCCCCGGCGCAACAGTCCGAAAAGCCGGTGCTGCTCCATGCCGCCGGCAGCCTGAAGAACGCGCTGACCGAGGTCTCCAAGGCCTTCGAAGCCTCGGCGCGCATTCCGGTCACGACCAGCTTCCGGCCCTCCGGCCTGCTGCGCGAGGCTCTTGCCAAGGGCGAGCCGGCCGAGGTCTTCGCCTCCGCCAACATGGATCACCCGCTCGCGCTGGCGAAGGACGGCAAGGCCGGCCCGGTCGTGCTCTTCGTGCGCAACGAGACCTGCGCCTTCGCCCGTCCCGGGCTCGACGTGACCAGCAACACGCTGCTCGCGCAGATGCTTGATCCCAAGCTCAAGCTCGGCACCTCGACGCCAAAGGCCGACCCGTCCGGCGACTATGCCTGGCAGGTCTTCGCCAAGGCCGAGGCGCTGAAATCCGGAGCCAAGGCGGCGCTGGAGGCCAAGGCGCTACAACTCGTCGGCGGCCCGAACAGCGCCCCGACCCCGCCGGACCGCAACGGCACCGGCCATCTGCTGGCGACCGGCGCCGCTGACCTTTTCCTCGGCTATTGCACCAATGCCGACCCGATCGCCCGCGAACAGCCCGGCGTCCGCATGGTCAGGTTGCCGGAAAAGCTGCTGGTCGGTGCCGATTACGGGCTGACCGTGATGAATGGCGCCTCACCGAATGCCTATCGGCTCGCCATGTTCATCCTGTCATCCGATGGACAGCGCATCTTGGCGCGGCACGGCTTCGTCGCGCCCGGCCTGCCGCGCGAAGGGAAGTGA
- a CDS encoding molybdate ABC transporter substrate-binding protein, protein MVAPAPVSLHAAGSLRATLLDVAGAFETETDISVSAQFGASGLLKDRLARGEAGEVFASANLEHPQVLTRAGLAGPAVLFARNELCAFLRPGLVATSANLLELMLDPKVRLGTSTPKADPSGDYAFAVFARAEAVRPGAKAALEAKALKLTGGPDCLPAPEGLNVYGHKLASGEADIFLAYRTNAQPLAREQPGIAMLRLPDQLAVGVDYGLTVLNRASPNGYRLAMYILSLQGQAILARHGFATPGLPREG, encoded by the coding sequence TTGGTTGCGCCGGCCCCGGTGAGCCTGCACGCTGCCGGCAGTCTGCGCGCGACCCTGCTCGACGTCGCCGGAGCTTTTGAGACCGAGACGGATATTTCCGTCTCGGCGCAATTCGGCGCTTCCGGCCTGCTCAAGGACCGGCTCGCGAGGGGTGAAGCCGGCGAGGTCTTCGCCTCGGCCAATCTGGAGCATCCTCAGGTGCTGACGCGCGCCGGCCTCGCCGGCCCGGCCGTGCTCTTTGCCCGCAACGAGCTCTGCGCCTTCCTGCGGCCGGGCCTGGTAGCGACGAGCGCCAATCTGCTCGAGCTGATGCTCGATCCCAAGGTCAGGCTCGGCACCTCGACGCCGAAGGCCGATCCCTCGGGCGACTACGCCTTCGCGGTCTTCGCCAGGGCGGAAGCGGTGAGGCCCGGCGCAAAAGCGGCGCTCGAAGCCAAGGCGCTGAAGCTCACCGGCGGGCCGGACTGCCTGCCGGCACCCGAAGGCCTCAACGTCTACGGTCACAAGCTGGCGAGCGGCGAGGCCGACATCTTCCTGGCCTATCGCACCAACGCCCAGCCGCTTGCCAGAGAGCAGCCGGGGATCGCGATGTTGCGGCTGCCGGACCAGCTCGCAGTCGGCGTCGATTACGGCCTGACGGTGCTGAACAGGGCCTCGCCTAACGGCTACCGGCTCGCCATGTACATCCTCTCGCTGCAGGGTCAGGCGATTCTGGCAAGGCATGGCTTCGCCACACCCGGCCTGCCGCGCGAGGGATAG
- the tsaA gene encoding tRNA (N6-threonylcarbamoyladenosine(37)-N6)-methyltransferase TrmO: MDWQATRPGETEAPLPEQTDARLVFIGRIRTPFATRDDCPRQGRQDGPICRVEIASHWQAALRGIEAFAELDLLYWMHEARRDLLTQTPRGGSALGTFALRSPVRPNPIALSRVKLEGVEGGTLLVRGLDCLDGTPLLDIKPFRCSHSHGATETSHAAS, encoded by the coding sequence ATGGATTGGCAAGCGACCCGGCCGGGCGAGACCGAAGCGCCACTGCCCGAGCAGACCGACGCCCGGCTCGTCTTCATCGGTCGCATCCGCACGCCGTTCGCGACGCGCGACGACTGCCCGCGCCAGGGCCGGCAGGACGGGCCGATCTGCCGTGTCGAGATCGCCTCCCATTGGCAGGCTGCGCTCAGGGGCATCGAAGCCTTCGCCGAACTCGACCTGCTCTACTGGATGCACGAAGCGCGGCGCGATCTGCTCACGCAGACGCCGCGTGGCGGCAGCGCACTCGGTACCTTCGCGCTACGCTCGCCGGTCAGGCCGAACCCGATCGCATTGTCACGGGTGAAGCTGGAGGGCGTGGAAGGCGGCACTCTGCTGGTACGCGGGCTCGACTGCCTCGACGGCACTCCGCTCCTCGATATCAAGCCTTTTCGCTGCAGCCATTCGCACGGCGCCACGGAAACCTCCCATGCCGCATCCTGA
- a CDS encoding iron ABC transporter substrate-binding protein: MPHPDRRAVLAGLGATIAAPRLARAATIRDGAGREVPLPAKVERIFPAGPPAAILVYTLAPDLLIGWPRANRPEEREFLLPGIGDRPEVGRITGRGNSANLEAVLQARPDLIIDSGSTGRTYVELAERVQQQTGIPYALLDGRFDQTPASYRILGELSGHSERAETLARWCEDSFATIRGRIAAIPAEKRPSVYYARGPRGLETGLGGSINVETLSFLGARNAAAEQQGSGLAQVSLEQVLAWNPDVIVTIDLAFAESVRGDPNWAGVKAVREGRVHLSPKLPFGWVDFPPSVNRAIGLWWLAKLLYPAQFPEDIRKLARDFHTLFYQVTPSEAQLDRVLAGRG, encoded by the coding sequence ATGCCGCATCCTGACCGCCGCGCTGTCCTCGCCGGCCTCGGCGCGACGATCGCCGCTCCGCGCCTCGCCCGCGCCGCGACCATCCGCGACGGTGCCGGCCGCGAGGTCCCGCTTCCCGCCAAGGTCGAGCGCATCTTCCCGGCCGGGCCGCCGGCGGCGATCCTGGTCTACACGCTCGCGCCCGATCTCCTGATCGGCTGGCCTCGCGCCAACCGGCCGGAGGAGCGCGAATTCCTGCTGCCCGGCATTGGCGATCGCCCGGAGGTCGGCCGCATCACCGGCCGCGGCAACAGCGCCAATCTCGAAGCCGTGCTGCAGGCCAGGCCCGACCTGATCATCGATTCCGGCTCGACCGGCCGCACCTATGTCGAGCTCGCCGAGCGCGTGCAGCAGCAGACCGGCATCCCCTACGCCCTGCTCGACGGCCGCTTCGACCAGACCCCGGCGAGCTATCGCATCCTCGGCGAGCTCTCCGGCCACAGCGAGCGCGCCGAGACGCTGGCGCGCTGGTGCGAGGACAGTTTCGCCACCATCCGCGGCCGCATCGCCGCGATCCCCGCCGAGAAGCGCCCGAGCGTCTACTATGCCCGCGGTCCGCGCGGGCTGGAAACCGGGCTTGGCGGCTCGATCAATGTCGAGACGCTCTCTTTCCTCGGCGCCCGCAATGCCGCCGCCGAGCAGCAGGGCAGCGGCCTCGCTCAGGTCTCGCTCGAACAGGTGCTGGCCTGGAATCCCGACGTCATCGTCACCATAGACCTCGCCTTTGCTGAAAGCGTGCGCGGTGATCCGAACTGGGCCGGGGTCAAGGCGGTGCGCGAGGGCCGCGTCCATCTTTCGCCGAAACTGCCCTTCGGCTGGGTCGACTTTCCGCCCTCGGTGAACCGCGCGATCGGGTTGTGGTGGCTGGCCAAGCTGCTCTATCCCGCGCAATTCCCGGAGGACATCCGCAAGCTCGCCCGCGACTTCCACACCCTGTTCTACCAGGTGACGCCGAGCGAAGCGCAGCTCGACCGCGTGCTCGCTGGACGCGGGTGA
- a CDS encoding iron ABC transporter permease, which translates to MTSSLRGNLIALVLLALAVLAAFALGRFPVAPGDLGRLLWSLLTGEPSGLPTQIETVVWNIRGPRILAAILCGSALAIAGCAFQGLFRNPLVSPDILGASSGAALGAVIGIYLSLGLIGIQLAAFAGGLVAVGAVYAIGSTIRRGDPVLVLVLTGVVVGSLLGAGIGLVKYWADPYNQLPAMTFWLLGSLAGTAKPDLIPLLGPVLIGAVILLALRWRMNVMSLPEEEARALGLATGPLRIAIIAAATLVTAASVAAAGIIGWVGLVVPHLARFLVGPDFGRLLPTAALLGGGYLLAIDTLARTAAPVETPLGILTAVIGTPFFIWLLASARGGWS; encoded by the coding sequence ATGACCTCCTCCCTGCGCGGCAATCTGATCGCCCTTGTCCTGCTGGCGCTCGCCGTGCTTGCCGCCTTCGCGCTCGGGCGCTTTCCGGTCGCGCCCGGCGATCTCGGTCGCCTCCTCTGGTCGCTGCTCACCGGCGAGCCCTCCGGCCTGCCGACCCAGATCGAGACCGTCGTCTGGAACATTCGCGGCCCGCGCATCCTCGCCGCGATCCTGTGCGGTTCGGCGCTCGCCATCGCCGGCTGCGCCTTCCAGGGCCTGTTCCGCAATCCGCTGGTCTCGCCCGACATCCTCGGCGCCTCCTCGGGCGCAGCGCTCGGCGCCGTCATCGGCATCTATCTCTCGCTCGGCCTCATCGGCATCCAGCTCGCTGCCTTCGCCGGCGGGCTCGTCGCGGTCGGCGCGGTCTACGCCATCGGCTCGACGATCCGGCGCGGCGATCCCGTGCTCGTGCTGGTGCTGACCGGCGTCGTCGTCGGCTCGCTGTTAGGGGCCGGCATCGGTCTGGTGAAGTACTGGGCCGACCCGTACAACCAACTACCGGCCATGACCTTTTGGCTGCTCGGCAGCCTCGCCGGCACGGCCAAGCCCGACCTCATCCCCCTGCTCGGCCCGGTCCTGATCGGCGCGGTCATCCTGCTGGCGCTGCGCTGGCGCATGAACGTGATGTCGCTGCCGGAAGAGGAAGCGCGCGCGCTCGGCCTCGCCACAGGCCCCTTGCGCATTGCCATCATCGCCGCCGCGACGCTGGTGACGGCGGCGAGCGTCGCGGCGGCCGGCATCATCGGCTGGGTCGGCCTCGTCGTGCCGCATCTCGCCCGTTTCCTCGTCGGCCCCGATTTCGGCCGGCTGCTGCCGACGGCGGCGCTGCTCGGCGGCGGCTACCTCCTCGCCATCGACACGCTGGCGCGCACCGCCGCTCCGGTCGAGACGCCGCTCGGCATTCTTACCGCCGTGATCGGCACGCCATTCTTCATCTGGCTGCTCGCCTCGGCCCGCGGAGGTTGGTCGTGA
- a CDS encoding ABC transporter ATP-binding protein: protein MSLEASALAYGYREREIGCDIALDLAGGEVLALLGPNGHGKTTLLKTLLGLLPAKAGSLTLDSQPLAALSVGERARALAYVPQVHAGTFAFSVSEVVLMGRTARSSLFAAPSAHDREMVQAMLQRLGITHLAVRPYTEISGGERQLVMIARALAQEPRYVILDEPTASLDFGNQGKVMNQIRRLAAEGLGVLFTTHDPNQALRYADRALLLRDGQALASGKAADLLTPERLATLYGVAIETVRGDGKLAFLPG, encoded by the coding sequence GTGAGCCTCGAAGCCAGCGCCCTCGCCTATGGCTATCGCGAGCGCGAGATCGGCTGCGACATCGCGCTCGATCTCGCCGGCGGCGAGGTGCTGGCACTGCTAGGCCCGAACGGTCACGGCAAGACCACCCTGCTCAAGACCCTGCTCGGCCTGCTGCCGGCCAAGGCGGGTTCGCTCACGCTCGACAGCCAGCCATTGGCTGCACTTTCCGTCGGCGAGCGCGCCCGCGCTCTCGCCTATGTGCCGCAGGTCCATGCCGGCACCTTCGCCTTCTCGGTCAGCGAGGTCGTGCTGATGGGCCGCACCGCCCGCTCCAGCCTGTTCGCAGCGCCTTCGGCGCATGACCGCGAGATGGTGCAGGCTATGCTGCAGCGGCTTGGGATCACGCATCTGGCCGTGCGCCCCTACACCGAGATCTCCGGCGGCGAGCGCCAGCTCGTCATGATTGCCCGCGCACTGGCGCAGGAGCCGCGCTACGTCATCTTGGACGAGCCGACGGCGAGCCTCGATTTCGGCAATCAGGGCAAGGTGATGAACCAGATCCGCCGCCTCGCCGCCGAGGGGCTGGGCGTGCTCTTCACAACGCACGATCCCAACCAGGCGCTCCGCTATGCCGACCGGGCGCTGCTGCTGCGCGACGGCCAGGCCCTCGCCAGCGGCAAGGCGGCCGATCTGCTGACGCCGGAGCGGCTCGCCACGCTCTACGGCGTCGCGATCGAGACCGTCAGAGGCGACGGAAAGCTCGCCTTCCTGCCCGGCTGA
- a CDS encoding serine hydrolase, with translation MKRIIGAALLCGLAAISDISTAGAQQPAQASIEALLPEFEKQVAEGMKAFSVPGVAIGIVHDDKLIYTKGFGIRELGKPEQVTPETIFQVGSTTKAFLATTLAQAVDAGRLGWNDPVIDHIPEFQLADPWVTRDFRVLDLAAQRSGLTAYVNDALTMLGYDKQTLIRSLRVAPQLGMFRSDFRYLNIPHVVGGEIVAKVNGAPSWFDSLQKSLLAPLGMTATTATAEAITAAANHAQGHRLADKPVAVPFHPSFPYALGPAGALNSNIPDMAKWLRLQLGRGQFEGKILVSEDNLDVTWTPRVAMNERSSYAVGWVATATPRGRIIWHNGGTSGFGAHAGFLPDGRTGIVILTNLENGGMPDSLAMWFYDRVLGNPAVDNIALGAAALKTRREAAQAEAAGFVPGPLSPLAAGFVGSYASPILGDATVALAGGKLSLTLEKTEAQLLLEPNKDDPYLFQARLAPVGAFVAPAEMSGGEPFVRLRFETDAAGKITQMRWLSPELPHSFARAAQ, from the coding sequence ATGAAGCGCATCATCGGAGCCGCGCTCCTCTGTGGCCTCGCCGCGATCTCGGACATATCGACGGCGGGCGCGCAGCAGCCCGCGCAAGCCTCGATCGAAGCGCTGTTGCCGGAGTTCGAGAAGCAGGTCGCCGAAGGCATGAAGGCCTTCTCGGTGCCGGGCGTCGCCATCGGCATCGTCCATGACGACAAGCTGATCTACACCAAGGGCTTCGGCATCCGCGAGCTTGGCAAGCCCGAGCAGGTCACCCCCGAGACCATTTTCCAGGTCGGCTCGACCACCAAGGCCTTCCTCGCCACCACCTTGGCGCAGGCGGTCGATGCCGGCCGGCTCGGCTGGAACGATCCCGTTATCGACCATATCCCCGAATTCCAGCTCGCCGATCCCTGGGTCACCCGCGATTTCCGCGTGCTCGACCTCGCCGCCCAGCGCTCCGGCCTGACAGCTTACGTCAACGACGCGCTGACCATGCTCGGCTACGACAAGCAGACATTGATCCGCTCGCTGCGCGTCGCGCCGCAGCTCGGAATGTTCCGCTCCGATTTCCGCTATCTCAACATCCCGCATGTCGTCGGCGGCGAGATCGTCGCCAAGGTCAACGGCGCGCCGTCCTGGTTCGACTCGCTGCAGAAGAGCCTGCTGGCCCCGCTCGGCATGACCGCGACCACGGCTACGGCCGAGGCGATCACCGCCGCAGCCAACCATGCGCAGGGCCATCGTCTTGCCGACAAGCCCGTCGCCGTGCCCTTCCACCCGTCCTTTCCCTATGCGCTCGGCCCGGCCGGGGCGCTGAACTCGAACATCCCCGATATGGCGAAGTGGCTGCGCCTGCAGCTCGGCCGCGGCCAGTTCGAGGGCAAGATCCTGGTCTCCGAGGACAATCTCGACGTCACCTGGACCCCGCGCGTCGCCATGAACGAGCGCAGCTCCTATGCCGTCGGCTGGGTCGCGACTGCGACGCCGCGCGGCCGGATCATCTGGCACAATGGCGGCACCTCCGGCTTCGGCGCGCATGCCGGCTTCCTGCCGGACGGCAGGACCGGCATCGTCATCCTGACCAATCTCGAGAATGGCGGCATGCCGGATTCGCTGGCGATGTGGTTCTACGACCGCGTGCTCGGCAATCCCGCCGTCGACAATATCGCGCTCGGTGCAGCCGCATTGAAGACACGGCGCGAGGCAGCGCAGGCCGAGGCTGCCGGCTTCGTGCCCGGCCCGCTCTCGCCGCTCGCCGCCGGCTTCGTCGGCAGCTACGCCTCGCCGATCCTCGGCGACGCCACCGTGGCTCTCGCCGGCGGCAAGCTCAGCCTGACGCTGGAGAAGACCGAGGCGCAGCTCCTGCTCGAGCCGAACAAGGACGATCCCTATCTGTTCCAGGCGCGGCTGGCCCCGGTCGGCGCCTTCGTCGCGCCAGCCGAAATGTCCGGCGGCGAGCCTTTCGTCCGCCTGCGCTTCGAGACCGACGCCGCCGGCAAGATCACCCAGATGCGCTGGCTCAGTCCCGAGCTGCCGCACAGCTTTGCCCGCGCAGCGCAGTGA
- a CDS encoding amino acid ABC transporter substrate-binding protein, with protein sequence MKTFALAAALLAAGTLAASAQQLAPSPTLDAIKARGHLECGVHLGLPGFSFANDKGEWTGLDVDYCRALAAAVLGDATKVKYTPTSVQQRWPILQSGQVDVLSRNSTITFSRNATLGLNFQGINFYEGQTFIVRKKANVKSAEDLDGASVCVAAGSTEEKNAADWFRERNLKVTITNFQKNDDAITAYDSGRCDAYTAGVGALAGQRAKLKVPDDHTILTKPISNDPQGPVTRYGDERWQLIVRWVLNGTIAAEMLGVTSKNVDEMKASSKNTEVRRLLGAEGGFGAMMGLPDDWMYKAIKQVGNYGESYERTVGMGSPLKLERGQNQLWTKGGLLFTPPFQ encoded by the coding sequence ATGAAGACCTTCGCTCTCGCTGCGGCGCTGCTCGCCGCCGGCACCCTCGCCGCTTCCGCACAACAGCTGGCGCCCAGCCCGACGCTCGATGCGATCAAGGCGCGCGGCCATCTCGAATGTGGCGTGCATCTCGGCCTGCCTGGCTTCTCCTTCGCCAACGACAAGGGCGAGTGGACCGGGCTCGACGTCGACTATTGCCGCGCGCTCGCCGCCGCCGTGCTCGGCGATGCCACCAAGGTGAAGTACACCCCGACCTCGGTGCAGCAGCGCTGGCCGATCCTGCAATCGGGCCAGGTCGACGTGCTCTCGCGCAACTCGACCATCACCTTCTCGCGCAACGCCACGCTCGGCCTCAACTTCCAGGGCATCAACTTCTATGAGGGCCAGACCTTCATCGTCCGCAAGAAGGCGAACGTGAAGTCGGCCGAAGATCTCGACGGCGCCTCGGTCTGCGTCGCCGCCGGCTCGACCGAGGAGAAGAACGCCGCCGACTGGTTCCGCGAGCGCAACCTCAAGGTCACCATCACCAATTTCCAGAAGAACGACGACGCCATCACCGCCTATGACAGCGGCCGCTGCGACGCCTACACCGCCGGCGTCGGCGCCCTCGCAGGCCAGCGCGCCAAGCTCAAGGTTCCGGACGACCACACCATCCTGACCAAGCCGATCTCGAACGACCCGCAGGGGCCGGTCACCCGCTATGGCGACGAGCGCTGGCAGCTGATCGTGCGCTGGGTGCTGAACGGCACCATCGCCGCCGAGATGCTCGGTGTCACCTCCAAGAACGTCGATGAGATGAAGGCGAGCTCGAAGAACACCGAGGTTCGCCGCCTGCTCGGCGCCGAGGGCGGCTTCGGCGCGATGATGGGCCTGCCCGACGACTGGATGTACAAGGCGATCAAGCAGGTCGGGAACTATGGCGAGAGCTATGAGCGCACCGTCGGCATGGGCTCGCCGCTGAAGCTCGAGCGTGGCCAGAACCAGCTCTGGACCAAGGGCGGCCTGCTCTTCACCCCGCCGTTCCAGTGA
- a CDS encoding ABC transporter permease subunit (The N-terminal region of this protein, as described by TIGR01726, is a three transmembrane segment that identifies a subfamily of ABC transporter permease subunits, which specificities that include histidine, arginine, glutamine, glutamate, L-cystine (sic), the opines (in Agrobacterium) octopine and nopaline, etc.), whose translation MAKAFAFINDKRVRDVFYQAALLIGLVALLVYFIRNASQNMVQAGIASGFDFLWRTSGIEVPFVLTNYTQSDNILALFWAGVANTMLVTVIALVLSTALGFLIGIARLSSIWLVQAIAGAYVELVRNIPLLFFVLFWYFGVIAALPAPRESLSVFGVAFLNNRGLTIPLPDAGANFKYAFIAIAISCLLHWLFLRWARRRKEETGKDAPVLGVGLALLLLVPVLAFAWATLATRWDIPVLRGFNYRGGFVVIPEFVALLAALVTYTAGFIAEIVRGGIQSVPYGQIEASSALGLRSGQTLRLVTIPQALRVMTPPMTNQYLNVLKNSSFGAAIAYPDVVSLFMGSALNNTGQAIEIIAMTLAVYLVIGLAVSAFMNWYNARIALVTR comes from the coding sequence GTGGCCAAGGCCTTCGCCTTCATCAACGACAAGCGCGTCCGCGACGTCTTCTACCAGGCGGCGCTGCTGATCGGCCTCGTGGCGCTGCTGGTCTATTTCATCCGCAACGCCTCGCAGAACATGGTCCAGGCCGGCATCGCCTCGGGCTTCGACTTCCTCTGGCGCACCTCGGGCATCGAGGTGCCCTTCGTCCTGACCAACTACACCCAGTCCGACAACATCCTCGCACTGTTCTGGGCTGGCGTCGCCAATACGATGCTGGTGACGGTGATCGCGCTGGTGCTGTCGACGGCACTCGGCTTCCTGATCGGTATCGCCCGGCTCTCCTCGATCTGGCTGGTTCAGGCCATCGCCGGCGCCTATGTCGAGCTCGTCCGCAACATCCCGCTGCTGTTCTTCGTGCTGTTCTGGTATTTCGGCGTCATCGCCGCCCTGCCGGCGCCGCGCGAGAGCCTCTCGGTCTTCGGCGTCGCCTTCCTCAACAATCGCGGCCTGACTATCCCGCTGCCGGACGCCGGCGCGAACTTCAAATACGCCTTCATCGCGATCGCGATCTCCTGCCTGCTGCACTGGCTCTTCCTGCGCTGGGCCAGGCGGCGCAAGGAGGAGACCGGCAAGGACGCGCCGGTGCTGGGCGTCGGCCTCGCCCTGCTGCTTCTCGTCCCCGTGCTGGCATTCGCCTGGGCGACGCTGGCGACGCGCTGGGACATTCCGGTGCTGCGCGGCTTCAACTATCGCGGCGGCTTCGTCGTCATCCCCGAATTCGTCGCGCTGCTGGCAGCGCTCGTCACCTACACCGCCGGCTTCATCGCCGAGATCGTGCGCGGCGGCATCCAGTCGGTCCCGTACGGCCAGATCGAGGCGTCGAGCGCGCTCGGCCTGCGCTCCGGCCAGACGCTGCGGCTCGTCACCATCCCACAGGCGCTGCGGGTGATGACGCCGCCGATGACCAACCAGTATCTCAACGTTCTCAAGAACTCGTCCTTCGGCGCGGCCATCGCCTATCCCGACGTCGTCAGCCTGTTCATGGGCTCGGCGCTCAACAACACCGGCCAGGCGATCGAGATCATCGCCATGACGCTCGCGGTCTATCTCGTCATCGGCCTCGCCGTCTCCGCCTTCATGAACTGGTACAATGCCCGCATCGCGCTGGTGACCCGATGA
- a CDS encoding amino acid ABC transporter permease: MSAAASLPTSWRERLFGSPTITVVTLLLAALIAWIAVPIIRWALIDATWSGQTRNDCTGTGACWVFIKARFSQFMYGFYPAEERWRPNLAGLAFVLSGAAIVFAPKRLKLGFGLAALVILPPLGVWLLGGGFGLRAIETREWGGLMLTVFISIYASLIAIPLGILLALGRQSELKVVKLISVLFIEFWRGVPIIAVIFLASLLLPLIMPAGIGVDRLARAVIGLGFCIAAYMAEAVRGGLQALPKGQREAATALGLSYWKATWFIILPQALRISLPAITNEFIALVKNTTLVLVVSILDLLGIAQASLADPNWVGMNMEAYVFSGALYWLICFALSRWSRSMETKRGR; the protein is encoded by the coding sequence ATGAGTGCCGCCGCCTCCCTCCCGACCAGCTGGCGCGAGCGCCTGTTCGGCTCGCCGACCATCACCGTGGTGACGCTGCTGCTCGCAGCGCTGATCGCCTGGATCGCCGTGCCGATCATCCGCTGGGCCCTGATCGACGCGACCTGGAGCGGCCAGACCCGCAATGACTGCACCGGCACCGGGGCCTGCTGGGTCTTCATCAAGGCGCGCTTCAGCCAGTTCATGTACGGGTTCTATCCCGCAGAGGAGCGCTGGCGGCCGAACCTCGCTGGCCTCGCCTTCGTGCTCTCCGGCGCAGCGATCGTCTTCGCGCCGAAACGGCTGAAGCTGGGCTTCGGCCTTGCTGCGCTCGTCATCCTGCCGCCGCTCGGCGTCTGGCTGCTCGGCGGCGGCTTCGGCCTGCGCGCGATCGAGACGCGCGAATGGGGCGGGCTGATGCTGACCGTCTTCATCTCGATCTATGCCAGCCTGATCGCGATCCCGCTCGGCATCCTGCTTGCGCTCGGCCGGCAGTCCGAGCTCAAGGTGGTCAAGCTGATCTCGGTACTGTTCATCGAGTTCTGGCGCGGCGTGCCGATCATCGCGGTGATCTTCCTGGCCTCGCTGCTGCTGCCACTGATCATGCCGGCCGGCATCGGCGTCGACCGGCTGGCGCGCGCCGTGATCGGCCTCGGCTTCTGCATCGCCGCCTACATGGCCGAAGCCGTGCGCGGCGGCCTGCAGGCCCTGCCGAAGGGCCAGCGCGAGGCGGCGACCGCGCTCGGCCTCAGCTACTGGAAGGCGACCTGGTTCATCATCCTGCCGCAGGCCCTGCGCATCTCGCTGCCGGCGATCACCAACGAGTTCATCGCGCTGGTCAAGAACACCACGCTTGTTCTCGTCGTCTCGATCCTCGATCTGCTCGGCATCGCCCAGGCCTCGCTCGCCGATCCCAACTGGGTCGGCATGAACATGGAGGCCTATGTCTTCTCCGGCGCCCTCTATTGGCTGATCTGCTTTGCGCTCTCGCGCTGGAGCCGGAGCATGGAGACGAAGCGAGGGCGGTAG
- a CDS encoding acetoacetate decarboxylase, whose translation MNRQQILDLPSMPLAGPSYPAGPYRFIDREYMIISYETDPELIRHHLPEPLMPTAQPIVHYEWIKMPDSSGFGTYTETGIVIPCLFGEEEVSFVSQMYLDIEPPISAGREIWGFPKKYAHPKLEVVKDTLTGTLEYAGQQVAMGTMGYKHESLAGNGVRTTAMLTKTQVNLKIIPGVDGEPEICQLVALNLTDITVKGSWIGPGRLHLIPHVNAPVADLPVRKVLGAHHFIADLTLPFGRKIHDYMKG comes from the coding sequence ATGAACCGCCAGCAGATCCTCGACCTGCCCTCGATGCCGCTCGCCGGGCCGAGCTATCCGGCCGGGCCGTACCGCTTCATCGACCGCGAATACATGATCATCAGCTACGAGACCGATCCGGAGCTGATCCGCCATCATCTGCCCGAGCCGCTGATGCCGACGGCGCAGCCGATCGTGCACTATGAATGGATCAAGATGCCGGATTCCTCCGGCTTCGGCACCTATACCGAGACCGGGATCGTCATCCCCTGCCTGTTCGGTGAGGAGGAGGTCAGCTTCGTCTCGCAGATGTATCTCGACATCGAGCCGCCGATCTCGGCGGGACGCGAGATCTGGGGCTTCCCGAAGAAATACGCCCATCCCAAGCTCGAGGTGGTCAAGGACACGCTGACCGGCACGCTCGAATATGCCGGCCAGCAGGTCGCCATGGGCACGATGGGTTACAAGCACGAAAGCCTCGCCGGCAACGGCGTCAGGACGACGGCGATGCTGACCAAGACGCAGGTCAACCTGAAGATCATTCCCGGCGTCGACGGCGAGCCGGAGATCTGCCAGCTCGTCGCGCTCAACCTCACCGACATCACGGTGAAGGGCTCCTGGATCGGCCCGGGCCGGCTGCACCTGATCCCGCATGTCAACGCGCCGGTCGCCGACCTGCCGGTGCGCAAGGTACTGGGCGCGCATCACTTCATCGCCGACCTGACGCTGCCCTTCGGCCGCAAGATCCACGACTACATGAAGGGGTGA